TGCTGAACTTTCCTGAACCGGCTGTGCTCAATATCGACATCTTCAGCCACCCCTTACGGTCCCTGTCACATTAAAGAATTTCATTATTCATTTCGATTCAgtttctgttaaaaaaaaccTATGAAAATGGACAAGTTAAGTTTAAGAGATGGGCTTACTTATAAGCTTCATCAACTTTGGCCTGAGCGTCCATGAAGCTTGGGAAATCATACCCAACCAGGAAGTAATCACCACGCCCAAAACCTGTGTTACCCTCAAGAGAATCGAGGAGCGGACCATAATCATAACTCCCAAACACTCCACTTTTGACAAACTGCTTCGCCTCTTCAAACCGAGGATCGGGTTTGAACTGATAAGTTTCAACATGCACATAAACATTTCATGTCAGAGAAAGTACAGCAGCATACAGTGATTTCATCACAAGGTTCTTCATGGTATGGTCATGGTGGCTCACATTTGTTCCACAGAGACAAAAAGTATGCAAGGGAGAAAAGGAGAGAGTGGCATACCAgtccatcttctctttctttacNNNNNNNNNNNNNNNNNNNNNNNNNNNNNNNNNNNNNNNNNNNNNNNNNNNNNNNNNNNNNNNNNNNNNNNNNNNNNNNNNNNNNNNNNNNNNNNNNNNNNNNNNNNNNNNNNNNNNNNNNNNNNNNNNNNNNNNNNNNNNNNNNNNNNNNNNNNNNNNNNNNNNNNNNNNNNNNNNNNNNNNNNNNNNNNNNNNNNNNNNNNNNNNNNNNNNNNNNNNNNNNNNNNNNNNNNNNNNNNNNNNNNNNNNNNNNNNNNNNNNNNNNNNNNNNNNNNNNNNNNNNNNNNNNNNNNNNNNNNNNNNNNNNNNNNNNNNNNNNNNNNNNNNNNNNNNNNNNNNNNNNNNNNNNNNNNNNNNNNNNNNNNNNNNNNNNNNNNNNNNNNNNNNNNNNNNNNNNNNNNNNNNNNNNNNNNNNNNNNNNNNNNNNNNNNNNNNNNNNNNNNCTTACTTATAAGCTTCATCAACTTTGGCCTGAGCGTCCATGAAGCTTGGGAAATCATACCCAACCAGGAAGTAATCACCACGCCCAAAACCTGTGTTACCCTCAAGAGAATCGAGGAGCGGACCATAATCATAACTCCCAAACACTCCACTTTTGACAAACTGCTTCGCCTCTTCAAACCGAGGATCGGGTTTGAACTGATAAGTTTCAACATGCACATAAACATTTCATGTCAGAGAAAGTACAGCAGCATACAGTGATTTCATCACAAGGTTCTTCATGGTATGGTCATGGTGGCTCACATTTGTTCCACAGAGACAAAAAGTATGCAAGGGAGAAAAGGAGAGAGTGGCATACCAgtccatcttctctttctttacgCAGTCTAGGGACCTGATCGGCTGTTGccccaaaaagaaagaaattttctTCGCCAACCTCCTCTCTTATCTCAACATTAGCCCCATCAAGGGTTCCTATGATAAGGCAACCATTAAGAGCGAACTTCATATTGCTGGTACCACTTGCCTCCATGCCTGCTGTGCTGATGTGTTGAGATAGCTCACTTCCGGGTATAAGCATCTCTGCTACAGTGACATTGTAGTTTGGAACAAATACCACCTAGAGAACCATATTCGTTAAACCAGTTAAAAATTCTTCAAGCCATGTTCAGgaaaataaaaggagaaagtaattcattgcatttgcatcaAAGTAGCAAGAATAAGAATGATTTGCTCTCAGAAGGAGGCTTAATTAGCATTAGACTTAACCAAAAGAAACCTTATCTTGAGAGATACAAAAATCTGTAATATTTGACATTGACAAATCAGCAACAAACTGAGGCAAACATCACTATCACGCAAGCAAGCAATCATCGTGTTTAGCTATCTCTAAGTTACACGGATAACATTTTAAGAAGACTCAGGCAATGTTACCTTTAGGTATTCGTTGACCTCTGGATCGCTGTTAACAACGTCGCCAACATCATTCACTAGTTTCACTATCCGTTTTGCATTTGTATAGGTTGCAAATGCTTTACCCCCAATCATGACAGTACGAGGAACTGTTTTCTTCCTTTCCTCAGGCTTCATCTCCTGTAACATTTAGCCGTAGGAAAAGAATGTCAAACAAGAAATACATACATGACCTAAGCAATGGTTTATGGacattttcttttggttaaaagCATAAAAAGTTCCCAGGGAAGCTTTATGAGTTTTGGCTAGAACCGACATGTAGAAAGCTCATAAAAACTTTGGAAAATTTTGCCAAGGGAAAGGGAGTGCCCTGAAGTATCTCACTtatttttacttgtttatatagCATTAGGTCTACCATAACTTTTCACGCAAAGgaaaaaacatagataaacTACTAGGAATCATAAGGCAAATCCAGATAGATGGGTAAGCCAACTGTACCTTTAACTTTTTGAATCTATAAATTACTCCAAGAATGTTCATCAGCTGCCTCTTGTATTCGTGGATACGCTTAACTTGTATGTCAAATAAGCTTGTCGGATCAATACTCACACCAGTTACACGCTCTATATACTGAGCCAAACGTTTCTTATTGGCTGTCTTCGCAGAAGCCCATTCAGATTGGAGTTCTTCATTGTCCGCAAACtagcagaagaagagataacaTCAGCATGGCAACATAAAAACCCATTGCAAATCTGgttctcaaaaaaataaaaatcagaccTGCCGAAGACCAGTAAGTAGGTCAAGATCAGTGATCCATTTGTCAGTCTTCAACCACTTTGTGATTATATCACTGAGCTCAGGGCTGCAGAAACGTAGCCACCTCCGAGGTGTGATGCCATTAGTCTTGTTTTGAAACTTGTTTGGCCATATAGAGACATAGTCTGCGAATAACTCAGCCTTCAAGATATCACTGTGTAACTGAGCAACGCCATTCACCTGTAAAAAGGCTCTCATAATTAGCACTTCAAACATGAAGACTAAATGGGActtagaataaatataatataatcttgACAGAGGGGACACTTACTGTATGCGAGGATACAACACATAAGTTAGCCATTCTCACCACAGGCTTTTGGGGATTGTTATCTAAGATGCTCAAACTTGAAATCTTGTCCTGGAGATCAACTCGTGTATCGCGAATGGTTTTCACAAACTGCAGAATGGTAATACTCTATTATTGCAAGAGATGACAGAAACAAATCATTAGAATGATCAGAAAAATACCCTCTTATCAATCTCTGTTATTATTTCCATATGACGAGGAAGAAGCTTCCACATCAAAGATTGTGACCATTTCTCCAACGCTTCGGGAAGGACAGTGTGATTGGTGTAAGCAACGGTCCTGCACACCTTACAAGTAAGTCCGAACAGAAAAGTGGAAAAACTTTGTCGGATATACTGATTGGTTCATGCACAAATGTAGTACCTTGATGTCACATCCCAAGCTTCATCCCATCCAAGTCCATTTTCATCCATTAGCAATCGCATGAGCTCAGGGNCAAAAGGCTCTCATAATTAGCACTTCAAACATGAAGACTAAATGGgacttaaaataaatataatataatcttgACAGAGGGGACACTTACTGTATGCGAGGATACAACACATAAGTTAGCCATTCTCACCACAGGCTTTTGGGGATTGTTATCTAAGATGCTCAAACTTGAAATCTTGTCCTCGAGATCAACTCGTGTATCGCGAATGGTTTTCACAAACTGCAGAATGGTAATACTCTATTATTGCAAGAGATGACAGAAACAAATCATTAGAATGATCAGAAAAATACCCTCTTATCAATCTCTGTTATTATTTCCATATGACGAGGAAGAAGCTTCCACATCAAAGATTGTGACCATTTCTCCAACGCTTCGGGAAGGACAGTGTGATTGGTGTAAGCAACGGTCCTGCACACCTTACAAGTAAGTCCGAACAGAAAAGTGGAAAAACTTTGTCGGATATACTGATTGGTTCATGCACAAATGTAGTACCTTGATGTCACATCCCAAGCTTCATCCCATCCAAGTCCATTTTCATCCATTAGCAATCGCATGAGCTCAGGGATTGCAAGAGTTGGGTGTGTGTCATTCATTTGAACAGCAACTTTACTTGGAAAGTCTGACCATTTCCGGCTGCCTTCGGTCGTGCTCCTCTCATGAAATCTTGATATAATATCCTGCCATAGGTTCCCATATTGTGAAGAGGAAGtactaataaaattatgaatcaCTTGAAAGTAGTAGTCATTTTGGAATTCTTGTTCCAATTTATATGCCAAcatgaaatttattttgaatttatatttgcCCACAATTAATCGTTTTCAGTCCATAATGACATCCATCAGAGAGTCCTAAGTTGATCCAATACATTATGGCTTAAgaataatgaagaaaatgaaaggaACCTACAATCAAATTGACAAACCTGAAGCGAAGCACTGCAGAGAAAGAACTGTTGTTTTAAACGTAATAACTTCCCATTCTCGGTAGCATCTCCTGGATATAACACAGTGCAAatctgcatatatatacatttcatTGTTAGAGTGAAACAGAAAGCCACAAGgcaaaagaagataaagcagTACGTAAAAGATAACCTGTTGAGCTCGAGAACGTAGCTGCGCAGCCAATTCATATTCTCCTTCATTGAACTGAAAAAGATCAAGATCCTCCGCTCTAGCTTTTGCTTCCCAGAGACGGAGACTGATTGTGTTCTTTGTGTTATATCCCGGAATTGGCACGTCATAAGCAAGAGCTTGTACAACATCACCGCCTACCCATTTCCGTCTGCAAAATCGTCAATTGATCCATTAAATGCTTTTTTAAGAGCAAGCTCGGTGAAAATTCAGAGAACACATAGCAAAACTCCTAGTGTATACATCCACAGAAATCTCAAGTACAGACATATGTTTAGTCATTTAAGTTCCAACATTAATACTTACGATCCATCTGGATTTATCTCAACACTGCCGAAAAATCTGACAGGGAATACAACGTCGTGCCTCACAATTTCCCATGGGCTGAACTTCTGCAAATTCCCACTAAAACAGGATGAGTTACAGTCTCAAAATAATCTGTCGAAATCACCACATCAATATAACATCACCTCAAGCCAGTCCTCTGGAATCTCTTCTTGACCTTTCTGTGAGATAAGTTGCTTAAACAGCCCATGTCTGTACCTCAACCCATAACCCCAAGCAGGCAAATTTAGGGTAGCCATCGAATCCAAGAAGCAAGAGGCAAGTCTCCCCAACCCACCATTCCCCAGAGCTGCATCTTTCTCCTACAATTTCATAACAGAAAAGCTCAAAAACATTTCCAATGgggaaaatatcaaaaagaaattATCAAAATCCCAAGTAACTCAAAAAGTACCTGCTCGGCTATCTCCTCAAGCTCATAACCGAGCTTACGCAGTGCATCAGCATATGGACCTTGAAGGTTCAAATTCCCAATGGCATTTGTCAAAGCACGACCTTGGAGATACTCCATTGACAAGTAGTATGTTTGTTTTGGATCAACTTTGTTAAAATGAACATAAGTCTCATTCCACAGCTGCAAAACAATTCACACATCCCCAAGTTAATATCACTCTCacataaacacacaaattaaCACATTCATAGTTTCAGATCAACTTTGAAAGATCCCTACAACTGCAAATTCAGTTGAACCTAACCACGagaaaaaccataaattaaaacaCTCAAATCTACTTTACTGATTACCTGAATGAGACGATCGCGAAGACTCTCAGCCGTAGCGTAGAGAGCTTGCTCAGGCCCGAACTTTAACGGAGAGAAATGTGGACTGTACTTGGCGTGGTAGAGGATATTCCCAGCGATCTCCGTAGCTTCGTTCGCCTCCGGATTAGCCTTCGCCGAGATTTTCTCCGGCAAACTCGTCGCAGCTTTTCCATTCGTGTTCGCCATCGCTTATCTCCCTGAAACAACAACCACTGTTATTCAGAAATTATTGCCGAAGTAAAGAAAATACTAAGATCAAAATTAGTGAGCAATTTACCAAATTTTGAAACTGTAATTTGGGGAAGAGATGAAGAGACACTTGAGAGAACTTATATGAAGCAGAAAGATACTATGGAGAAATCagtatatactaaaaaaaaaaagaagcgtAAGATATTTTTCAGAAACgttagttttgttgttgttttaatttgagtctctgtttttttcgttttggcgatttgatttttgatttttgattttccGGAAGGATTGAAAGTGTGAGGATCACAAGAAAAGAGAGTGAATTGAAGTTTTTTATGTGTCAGAGGAAGCTCAGGAGagctttgtgatttttcttgttGAAAATATCTTCTAGGAGCCCccacatctctttgttttttagttagAGAGACCCTTCATGTTATTTTCGTATAAAAAGAACACCTCTTGTATTGGGGATTGGGGACCATTGATCATTTTTCTAAGAActttaattagaaagaaaatacTATTTGATAACCTAATGTAgacattcattaaaaaaagaaaataagtgaCTTTTTTTAGGAATTTGATGGAACAATaagaatgagaaaagaaaagaatcaagaaggaagattctgaaatttcttttagtttcaacATTTTGCCAAACggaagaaattcaaaatttataaccAATCTGAGTAAAAAAGCCAAACGTAGTGGCTCGATTGCTTACGTTACGTATCAATACGGTAATGAGAGAGGACTAGAGTGGGAAAGAGCTACATGAACACGTGTGTATGTATGTAAAATCACGAAGTAGAGAAAAGTGCGCGCACCTCAAGGTACCAAAATCACGGATCTGCACCTGCTGAAACTTCACTTTTCCTCTGCTTCCGTGCCCTTTTAGATTCAGTTTCTAATTTCTTCGAGGTTTTAACATTCAACgtgtaattaacaaaaacaagtcATCAGTTAACTCAACATTGTTTTTCATTATCTTCTCACAGGCGTTTCCACTACACTCAATCATCAACATTGGAAAACTTGCTacatttttcatttgtttatcGAGGAGGAGAAGAATAATGTGGATATCTTTTCTAACTTCTATACAAGGCCGGATATATCTTGTTCCTTATATATGTACTTAAAGAGAAGTAGCTTGATTCTATTTAGATTTGCAACTTCTCTACTGGCTGATGCTCCATCTCTTATGTGTGGATTTGTCCTCCTCCTTCAAGCTGCTAAGAGGACCATTTGCAAATTATTGGAACAACAAATCATTACAAAATTGACGAAACTGAACACCAGAAAGCAAACAGCCATAACTCAAGAAAATACCAACCTGTTGTGTCAAAATCGACTCTTTCTCCAGTTGCATATATGTTGTAAAAGAGAGCGGAAAGGAGATATAATATTGCTGTAAGAAGAATAAATCCTTGGAAGGAACCCAAAAGTTCTACAAAGAAACCAGCTCCAACAGTTCCAACTATTGCAGCCAATGTTCCAGCAGTAAGACACATTCCTATAACAATATAAAAGGTGAATACCAGTCAAACGATTTTCTAAGGCCAATTTCTTCTCAGAGGTACAAAGTAGCCATCGGTGATAATTGAACCAATAGGAACTCTGGAAACCAATGTCTATTAAAGGAGAATTAGAAAGTGTACCATGTAGAACACCAGAATACTCTGGAGCAATTTCCTGAAACAAGAGGAAGTCAGATGTGAAAGATACTCAAAATTTGTAGTGTGGGTTAAGTATGATACACACGCTTGGGTACCTGAAGGTTAATAAGAAACCCCAAATGGCTGAATGATTTTAGCCCAACAGCTAAACTGAGCCAGGCTGATGCTACTAAAGGTTGTTTTGCTGTCGTTAGACCAATAAGAGCAATTCCAGGACCAATGAAACCAATGGACTGCCAAATGAAATCCATCAgtcagcaaaagaaaagaaaaaggctAAATGAACACTTCAACACCATTTTGATATGTATACAGAACTCTTCAGTCCGAGGGACCTCTTGCTTGATTCAATGAATTCAGTGAGACAGGAATCACAAACCTGCATGATTTTTCGCGTTAAGGTGATGCTTGTACCACGTCGTATCAACAAGTCCGACCAAAAACCAGCAAGGTATCCTGTGAAAGCCATCATACTCCATGGAACAGCACTAAACCAAGcagcttgtttgaggttcacaTGATATACCTGCAGCATGATATTCTCTTAAATTTCTTAAGAAGAGTAAAAGCAACAAAATTTCTATTTAGAATTTGTTGGTGATAGGGCCTTACTGTATTGAAGTATATGGGCATCCATGaaagaatcacaaagaaaccCTGGAAATAAGTAATTAAGTCATAGTTAAATGAAATTCAACAGATAGGAAAGCACCTGATCATAACAAGTCATAGCAGTTGGTGCTAACAATTTCACTTCAACAAGAAATCCTCATAGTTCCAAGAAGGAAAGAGTTGAATTGAGAGGAATCTTCATACATACCCAGCTATGCATGGAATTTGCAACTATAACAGCCCAAGTCGGCATCTTGGAGAGAAGGCGTCCAAAAGGAGGTATTCCACCTGTTATGTATTGTTTGTTCACCCTAGTAGACGTTTGCTGCTTTTGCTTTATATACTCAAGTTCAGACTTTGTAATCTGTGGATGTCGATCTGGCACACTCGACGTCGCAGAGAGCCACACAAGCAACCATAGGAACCCCGATAACCCAAATATTACAAAAGGGCCATATATACCGCCTTGAGACATAAGAATAGGAGACAACATGAGTCCTACAACATTCCCAAGCTGAAACCCCGCCATTGCAATGCCAACAGCTCTAGAACGTTCCGTTGGGGGAAACCATCTACATCAAAAGACCATCACTAAGAACCCAATAACCAGTGTCTGCTCGTTTCAAAATCATGAGTGTGCCTCAATCACATTTGGAAATAGTACTGAGAAACATACTATCAGTACCTCGCAACCATGTTGTTCATACAAGGAAGAGCCACTCCTTCAGCAACCCCCACCATAGCTCTTGCAGCAAGCAGTGCCCACAAAGAAGTATCAGCTGCCCAAGGGGTAAGAAAAGTAGCCAACGACCACAAAGCCACACCCCAAGCCATGACTACCTTACCACCATAACGGTCCACCAAAGTTCCCCCAGCTATTGGTGAAATTAAGTATCCCCATAGAAACGATGactaccaaaaaagaaacattcaagAAAGTATGAGACCAACGAGCACAGTAGAACGACTTAATACTGAATTGTTTaccaaaacaatatatgaaGGAATCAAAATCTTGAAAGAGTTGACCTGAACGATACCGGAAAAAGATTTGCTCCATCCACGAGAAAGCGAAAGAGGAACAATCGCAACGGACATCACAACACGATCCGCATTGCACAGCGCTAGAGCAAGCGCGAGCATCGCAACAACCTTCACTCTCTCCGACGTTATAAATTCCGAAAAATCAGGTTGCGCAGTCACCTCCGCCGGCGTACGGCGAGCATCGCTGCAAGACACTCTAAATCGATGACGTGGAATAATACCACATAGCTCCACAGGAGTGTTTCCGTCGAATTTCAAGGAGCCTACGCCTCCCCCGGAGCAGAGTAACAACTTTTTCCGGCGGTCTCGCTCCGGCAACGACGGAAACCTCAGTGTAGGTAAGCTCGAAGTCAAGACTGCTCGATCTCCATGGATTTTTGGGGTTTTGCGATTACGGTAGTCTATTGAGGGttgtaaagagagagagtaacaCATTTTTCACCAATTGGAGCTAAGCGCTTAGTAATTTAGTTCggtaagtgaagaagaagaagacgaagatgaagatgaagatgaagatgctCGCTCGGTTGGTGTCTACGGATTGCAACAACCAAATCGCGTGACACATCCGCGTCGTTTTGGGGCCCATTAACATTTAATAGGCCCGTATGTTTTGGGCTTTTTAATTAGCATGATATGATAAAAGTGTATAAACGAATTTTAATTTTGCCTAGATAAGGGTATTTAAATTCAGGAGTTTAAGAGTAATCCCATCTTTAGctaaacaaatcaatcaaaaagtAATTGTCAGTCACTGTATCTGGAGTAAGCACGTGGAAGATTCCAATCTTTATCAGAAAATGAGAACAATTACAATAAATACAGTATGTATGTgtcgacaaaaagaaaaagtataaacTATAGTAATATCGTAAACACTGTTTGGCTTCGGGACTTACTAATGTTTTTTTGAAGAACACACAGGCTCTCTTGGGAACTTGTCGGAGATCCGAATCTCTATGTTACTCGTGTTATCCAATTAAATTATAGTCGCATCCTGGATatattccttttaatttttatatatcttaccTGTTTAACTAGTTATTCATCAAGGCTTCGACGTATATTACATATGCCGAGTACTATATATGTAGCATGTTAGCTTACTAAGCtaggtaagaaaaaaaaaaggaaaaattagcAGGAAACATGATTAGTTAAATGCagttgaaataaatatatatataggatgttTAATATTGAGTTGGATAATTTTGTGTCTCTATAATCACTACAAACAAAAGAAGTGTGTTGTATCACTTAAATTGTAccgaatttttaaaaatacttatttttcgattttacttttcaaaaatactcatttatggtatttattt
The sequence above is drawn from the Camelina sativa cultivar DH55 chromosome 4, Cs, whole genome shotgun sequence genome and encodes:
- the LOC104780505 gene encoding alpha-glucan phosphorylase 2, cytosolic: MANTNGKAATSLPEKISAKANPEANEATEIAGNILYHAKYSPHFSPLKFGPEQALYATAESLRDRLIQLWNETYVHFNKVDPKQTYYLSMEYLQGRALTNAIGNLNLQGPYADALRKLGYELEEIAEQEKDAALGNGGLGRLASCFLDSMATLNLPAWGYGLRYRHGLFKQLISQKGQEEIPEDWLEKFSPWEIVRHDVVFPVRFFGSVEINPDGSRKWVGGDVVQALAYDVPIPGYNTKNTISLRLWEAKARAEDLDLFQFNEGEYELAAQLRSRAQQICTVLYPGDATENGKLLRLKQQFFLCSASLQDIISRFHERSTTEGSRKWSDFPSKVAVQMNDTHPTLAIPELMRLLMDENGLGWDEAWDVTSRTVAYTNHTVLPEALEKWSQSLMWKLLPRHMEIITEIDKRFVKTIRDTRVDLEDKISSLSILDNNPQKPVVRMANLCVVSSHTVNGVAQLHSDILKAELFADYVSIWPNKFQNKTNGITPRRWLRFCSPELSDIITKWLKTDKWITDLDLLTGLRQFADNEELQSEWASAKTANKKRLAQYIERVTGVSIDPTSLFDIQVKRIHEYKRQLMNILGVIYRFKKLKEMKPEERKKTVPRTVMIGGKAFATYTNAKRIVKLVNDVGDVVNSDPEVNEYLKVVFVPNYNVTVAEMLIPGSELSQHISTAGMEASGTSNMKFALNGCLIIGTLDGANVEIREEVGEENFFLFGATADQVPRLRKEREDGLFKPDPRFEEAKQFVKSGVFGSYDYGPLLDSLEGNTGFGRGDYFLVGYDFPSFMDAQAKVDEAYKDRKGWLKMSILSTAGSGKFSSDRTIAQYAKEIWNIEACPVP
- the LOC104780506 gene encoding probable anion transporter 4, chloroplastic isoform X3 produces the protein MAWGVALWSLATFLTPWAADTSLWALLAARAMVGVAEGVALPCMNNMVARWFPPTERSRAVGIAMAGFQLGNVVGLMLSPILMSQGGIYGPFVIFGLSGFLWLLVWLSATSSVPDRHPQITKSELEYIKQKQQTSTRVNKQYITGGIPPFGRLLSKMPTWAVIVANSMHSWGFFVILSWMPIYFNTVYHVNLKQAAWFSAVPWSMMAFTGYLAGFWSDLLIRRGTSITLTRKIMQSIGFIGPGIALIGLTTAKQPLVASAWLSLAVGLKSFSHLGFLINLQEIAPEYSGVLHGMCLTAGTLAAIVGTVGAGFFVELLGSFQGFILLTAILYLLSALFYNIYATGERVDFDTTAA
- the LOC104780506 gene encoding probable anion transporter 4, chloroplastic isoform X1 is translated as MCYSLSLQPSIDYRNRKTPKIHGDRAVLTSSLPTLRFPSLPERDRRKKLLLCSGGGVGSLKFDGNTPVELCGIIPRHRFRVSCSDARRTPAEVTAQPDFSEFITSERVKVVAMLALALALCNADRVVMSVAIVPLSLSRGWSKSFSGIVQSSFLWGYLISPIAGGTLVDRYGGKVVMAWGVALWSLATFLTPWAADTSLWALLAARAMVGVAEGVALPCMNNMVARWFPPTERSRAVGIAMAGFQLGNVVGLMLSPILMSQGGIYGPFVIFGLSGFLWLLVWLSATSSVPDRHPQITKSELEYIKQKQQTSTRVNKQYITGGIPPFGRLLSKMPTWAVIVANSMHSWGFFVILSWMPIYFNTVYHVNLKQAAWFSAVPWSMMAFTGYLAGFWSDLLIRRGTSITLTRKIMQSIGFIGPGIALIGLTTAKQPLVASAWLSLAVGLKSFSHLGFLINLQEIAPEYSGVLHGMCLTAGTLAAIVGTVGAGFFVELLGSFQGFILLTAILYLLSALFYNIYATGERVDFDTTAA
- the LOC104780506 gene encoding probable anion transporter 4, chloroplastic isoform X2: MCYSLSLQPSIDYRNRKTPKIHGDRAVLTSSLPTLRFPSLPERDRRKKLLLCSGGGVGSLKFDGNTPVELCGIIPRHRFRVSCSDARRTPAEVTAQPDFSEFITSERVKVVAMLALALALCNADRVVMSVAIVPLSLSRGWSKSFSGIVQSSFLWGYLISPIAGGTLVDRYGGKVVMAWGVALWSLATFLTPWAADTSLWALLAARAMVGVAEGVALPCMNNMVARWFPPTERSRAVGIAMAGFQLGNVVGLMLSPILMSQGGIYGPFVIFGLSGFLWLLVWLSATSSVPDRHPQITKSELEYIKQKQQTSTRVNKQYITGGIPPFGRLLSKMPTWAVIVANSMHSWGFFVILSWMPIYFNTVYHVNLKQAAWFSAVPWSMMAFTGYLAGFWSDLLIRRGTSITLTRKIMQSIGFIGPGIALIGLTTAKQPLVASAWLSLAVGLKSFSHLGFLINLQEIAPEYSGVLHGMCLTAGTLAAIVGTVGAGFFVELLGSFQGFILLTAILYLLSALFYNIYATGERVDFDTTA